In Sodalis ligni, a single genomic region encodes these proteins:
- the cobD gene encoding threonine-phosphate decarboxylase CobD has protein sequence MADPGQHGGNVLETALKLGIDANSLTDFSANINPLGMPARLREALAAQLALAERYPDPLYRRLHQRLARHHGCPESWILAGNGATELIFDLACLLRQKTVLLLTPGFAEYRRALQWMECRIVDYPLAEQDDFRPDHRLLSALRPGIHALFLCTPNNPTGQLIEPDLLLAIARRCQEQNILLVIDEAFMDFIPDAVGMIPELGHWPNIFVLRSLTKFYAIPGLRLGYLVSGNSQAMQQLRSRRPPWTINAFAALAGEMVLDDREYQQRTRQWLREEQSYLQAGLQSLPEIKIWRPAANYIFLRCLRQGFDLQTALLDYRLLIRSCGNYPGLTADYYRLAVRGHEENRRLLDAMTRIFSHG, from the coding sequence ATGGCGGATCCCGGTCAGCACGGCGGAAACGTGCTGGAAACGGCGTTAAAACTGGGCATCGATGCAAATTCTCTCACCGATTTCAGCGCCAATATCAATCCCCTCGGTATGCCGGCGCGCCTGCGCGAGGCCTTGGCGGCACAGCTGGCGCTGGCGGAGCGCTACCCAGACCCTTTATACCGCCGCTTGCACCAGCGGCTCGCACGGCATCATGGCTGTCCCGAATCCTGGATACTGGCGGGCAACGGCGCCACGGAGCTTATCTTTGATCTCGCTTGCCTGCTGCGACAGAAAACCGTACTGCTGCTGACGCCGGGCTTTGCCGAATACCGCCGCGCCCTGCAGTGGATGGAATGCCGCATCGTGGACTATCCGCTGGCGGAGCAAGACGATTTTCGCCCCGATCACCGTTTACTGTCGGCCCTGCGGCCGGGTATTCACGCCCTGTTCCTGTGCACGCCCAATAATCCCACCGGCCAGTTAATCGAACCCGATCTGCTGCTGGCAATCGCCCGGCGCTGTCAGGAACAGAATATTTTGCTGGTAATTGATGAAGCGTTTATGGATTTTATTCCCGACGCTGTCGGCATGATCCCGGAACTGGGTCATTGGCCCAATATCTTCGTATTGCGCTCCCTTACCAAATTTTACGCCATTCCAGGCCTGCGGCTCGGTTATCTGGTGAGCGGCAATAGCCAAGCGATGCAACAATTACGCAGCCGCCGCCCGCCGTGGACCATCAATGCTTTTGCCGCCCTGGCGGGAGAGATGGTGCTGGACGATCGGGAGTATCAGCAGCGCACCCGGCAATGGCTGCGGGAAGAGCAGTCCTACCTGCAGGCGGGACTGCAATCGCTGCCCGAGATAAAAATCTGGCGGCCGGCCGCAAACTATATCTTCCTGCGCTGTCTGCGTCAGGGGTTTGATCTGCAGACCGCCCTGCTGGACTATCGTCTGCTGATACGCAGCTGTGGCAATTATCCCGGACTCACCGCCGACTATTATCGGCTGGCTGTCCGCGGCCATGAGGAAAACCGCCGCCTGCTGGACGCCATGACACGGATTTTCTCCCATGGCTGA
- a CDS encoding GHMP kinase codes for MADARCPASCGELIQGWIAGGEKLISCPIDWYSEVEVSEGEPAADERPLSRRMLQQVIDYFGYQIGDIPPLRIDCRSTIPIAKGLASSTADIAATAIATARFLHRSLDECQLADLCLRLEPTDSTVFRALTLFDHRHGTCHIAHPWLPVLDIVILESADTLTTAAFHRHIGTDPVRQQAEILDRAWQLFQTACRSGSRRKLGEATTLSAVASELFLPKPAFDALLRAVERHDLFGLNVAHSGTVVGLLLDPQRHDPGRLIAELAQSGVLRHYPRQHVTRMVPGGVR; via the coding sequence ATGGCTGACGCCCGCTGTCCGGCCTCATGCGGCGAGCTTATCCAGGGCTGGATCGCCGGCGGCGAGAAGCTGATTTCCTGCCCCATCGATTGGTACAGCGAAGTGGAGGTCAGCGAAGGAGAGCCGGCGGCGGACGAACGCCCCCTGAGCCGGCGTATGCTGCAGCAGGTCATCGACTATTTCGGCTATCAAATAGGCGATATCCCTCCATTGCGTATAGACTGCCGCTCCACCATCCCCATCGCCAAGGGGCTGGCCAGCAGTACGGCGGATATTGCCGCCACCGCCATCGCCACCGCCCGCTTTTTGCACCGATCGCTGGATGAATGCCAACTGGCGGATCTCTGCCTGCGTCTGGAGCCCACCGACAGTACGGTATTCCGGGCGCTGACGCTATTCGATCATCGCCATGGCACCTGCCATATTGCCCACCCATGGTTGCCCGTACTGGACATAGTGATTCTGGAAAGCGCCGATACCCTCACCACCGCCGCCTTCCATCGCCACATCGGCACGGATCCGGTACGCCAACAGGCCGAAATATTGGACCGCGCCTGGCAGCTATTCCAAACCGCCTGCCGCAGCGGATCCCGCCGAAAACTAGGGGAAGCAACTACCCTGAGCGCCGTTGCCAGCGAACTGTTCCTGCCCAAACCGGCGTTTGACGCCCTGCTGCGCGCGGTGGAGCGTCATGACCTGTTCGGCCTGAACGTTGCCCACAGCGGCACGGTGGTGGGACTGCTGCTGGATCCCCAGCGGCATGACCCGGGCCGGCTAATAGCCGAATTGGCGCAAAGCGGCGTTTTGCGGCATTATCCACGCCAGCATGTCACCCGTATGGTGCCGGGCGGGGTACGCTAG
- a CDS encoding fibronectin type III domain-containing protein, whose amino-acid sequence MTNKDYPCNGRPFANPPAKPENFRIIERGQNFVQVQWTAGQYGAPVYSYSVFVSAPAGAGYPRIVTAAYQNATYANVSGLLPNVTYYFYVVATGYDGLFSPLSDPLQVVATLPIPSQPPYCWPHPHPQPRPRPPYNPPNPGCCPPPRPPYNPPNPGGYPPPRPPYNPPNPGCCPPPRPPYNPPNPGCYPPPRPPYNPPNPGCCPPPRPPYNPPNPGCCDHDGRGY is encoded by the coding sequence ATGACAAATAAAGATTACCCCTGTAATGGTCGGCCATTCGCAAACCCGCCGGCTAAGCCAGAAAATTTTCGTATTATTGAACGTGGTCAAAATTTCGTGCAGGTACAGTGGACAGCCGGTCAGTATGGCGCGCCCGTTTACAGTTATTCAGTCTTTGTATCGGCTCCGGCAGGCGCCGGTTACCCTCGCATTGTCACAGCCGCCTATCAGAATGCAACCTATGCCAATGTATCGGGTTTATTGCCGAATGTGACCTATTATTTCTATGTTGTCGCCACTGGCTACGATGGCCTATTTAGCCCCCTGTCGGACCCTCTTCAGGTTGTGGCAACATTACCTATCCCTTCTCAACCACCCTATTGCTGGCCCCACCCCCACCCCCAGCCGCGGCCGCGGCCGCCCTATAATCCGCCGAATCCAGGATGCTGTCCGCCCCCGCGGCCGCCCTACAATCCGCCGAATCCCGGAGGCTATCCGCCTCCGCGGCCGCCCTATAATCCGCCGAATCCAGGATGCTGTCCGCCCCCGCGGCCGCCTTATAATCCGCCGAATCCAGGATGCTATCCGCCTCCGCGGCCGCCCTATAATCCGCCGAATCCCGGATGCTGTCCGCCTCCGCGGCCGCCCTATAATCCGCCGAATCCCGGATGTTGTGATCATGATGGCCGAGGCTACTAA
- a CDS encoding RES family NAD+ phosphorylase has translation MVTEQPLDLPSLSIQRQRGYRLINSKYPPIALFDDVADEEEFETLYELQALTNPRLRNSAGSPGFLPAGDIPFGITGCSYAVAPFTHVNPLGSRFSDGSYGMLYIADEMATALTEVTYHQEHYWQLIDGLKYDRMVMRSLLFIFDPEPAIDALALPLSHPVYDAHSYSAARALGRSLKSQGCRTLRYRSVRRPGAVCWGLFTPKGVKSVQQSAHYEFIWDGKKISKIDRIVSSRTLK, from the coding sequence ATGGTGACAGAACAACCGCTGGATCTTCCCTCCCTGAGCATTCAGCGCCAGCGGGGTTATCGCTTAATCAATTCAAAATATCCGCCGATCGCGCTGTTTGACGACGTCGCTGATGAGGAGGAGTTTGAAACCCTCTATGAGTTGCAGGCGCTGACGAATCCACGTTTGCGAAACAGCGCCGGGTCGCCGGGTTTTTTGCCTGCCGGTGATATTCCCTTCGGCATAACCGGCTGCTCCTATGCGGTAGCGCCATTTACCCATGTCAATCCCTTGGGTAGCCGCTTTTCCGATGGCTCGTACGGCATGTTGTATATTGCCGATGAGATGGCTACCGCCTTGACGGAGGTGACTTATCATCAGGAACATTACTGGCAATTAATCGATGGTTTGAAATATGATCGCATGGTGATGCGCAGCCTGCTGTTTATCTTCGATCCGGAGCCGGCGATTGATGCGCTGGCGCTACCGCTTTCCCATCCGGTTTACGATGCCCATAGCTATAGCGCCGCAAGGGCGTTGGGGCGGTCTTTGAAAAGCCAAGGCTGCAGGACGCTGCGCTATCGCTCGGTCAGACGGCCGGGCGCGGTGTGCTGGGGACTGTTCACCCCGAAGGGGGTAAAAAGCGTTCAGCAAAGCGCTCACTATGAATTTATCTGGGATGGTAAAAAAATCAGCAAAATTGACCGCATCGTCTCCTCGCGAACGCTCAAGTAA
- a CDS encoding MbcA/ParS/Xre antitoxin family protein, which yields MAIPQKLERYQDKKRAAAVGLKTAMSILEKWGSTPEQMQAILQMSKASFYKLRKDPAAAQLSHDQFERISYLLNIHGALRTLFENPENVYGFMAMKNHTPYFNGQAPLELIGTGHFGTLYEVYKHIDALRGGIW from the coding sequence ATGGCGATACCGCAGAAATTAGAGCGCTATCAAGATAAAAAAAGGGCCGCCGCCGTCGGTTTGAAGACGGCGATGTCCATTTTGGAAAAATGGGGCAGCACTCCTGAACAGATGCAGGCCATACTTCAAATGTCTAAAGCGTCCTTTTACAAATTGAGGAAGGACCCGGCGGCGGCGCAACTAAGCCACGATCAGTTTGAGCGCATAAGTTATCTGCTCAATATTCATGGCGCGCTGCGTACGCTGTTTGAAAATCCGGAAAACGTCTACGGTTTTATGGCCATGAAAAATCACACCCCTTATTTTAACGGGCAAGCGCCGCTGGAACTGATTGGCACAGGCCATTTCGGTACCCTGTACGAAGTCTATAAGCATATCGATGCCTTGCGTGGCGGCATATGGTGA
- the tam gene encoding trans-aconitate 2-methyltransferase: MQDWNPQLYRQFEAERTRPALELIARIETENPRQVTDLGCGPGNSTEGLFQRFPQATVTGIDSSEAMLEHARQRLPACRFSREDILRWQPAAAQDIVYANASLQWVPDHEILFPRLFSMVTPGGSLAVQMPDNRQEPSHREMRRVADEGPWRDRIGEAAQVRVKILSAAEYYDLLAPHAERVDIWRTSYFHVMPSHQAVVEWVRATGLRPFLEPLTDEQRPEFLKKYLQAIEDAYPPRVDGSVLLAYPRLFIVARKSR, from the coding sequence ATGCAAGACTGGAATCCGCAGCTCTACCGCCAATTTGAAGCAGAAAGAACCCGGCCCGCGCTGGAACTCATCGCCCGCATCGAGACGGAAAATCCCCGCCAGGTGACCGATCTCGGCTGCGGTCCCGGTAACTCCACCGAGGGATTATTCCAGCGATTCCCGCAGGCGACGGTGACCGGCATAGACAGCTCGGAGGCCATGCTGGAACATGCCCGGCAGCGGTTGCCGGCGTGCCGTTTCAGCCGGGAAGATATCTTGCGATGGCAACCGGCGGCGGCGCAGGATATTGTCTATGCCAATGCGTCATTGCAATGGGTGCCCGATCACGAGATTCTGTTCCCGCGGTTGTTTTCCATGGTGACGCCCGGCGGCAGCCTGGCGGTACAGATGCCTGATAATCGCCAGGAGCCCAGCCATCGGGAAATGCGCCGGGTGGCTGACGAAGGGCCGTGGCGCGATCGCATCGGCGAAGCGGCCCAGGTCAGGGTCAAGATCCTGAGCGCGGCGGAGTATTATGATCTGCTCGCACCCCATGCCGAGCGGGTGGATATCTGGCGGACCAGCTATTTTCATGTCATGCCCTCGCACCAGGCCGTTGTGGAATGGGTCCGCGCCACCGGCCTGCGGCCTTTTCTGGAGCCCTTGACCGATGAGCAAAGGCCGGAATTCCTGAAAAAATATCTGCAAGCCATTGAAGACGCTTATCCTCCTCGTGTCGACGGCAGCGTGCTGCTGGCGTATCCGCGGCTGTTTATCGTCGCCCGCAAGAGCCGATAA
- the smrA gene encoding DNA endonuclease SmrA — protein MTGDDNDLFKEAMEDVKPLKDLSNVVFLQHKPPCRDRRQEPDDAAENFLVTGYIDALPLDVPLSYKQDGIQQGVLDKLSEGRYAIEASLNLTRTPVETCRQHLFAFIRRMQSEQLRTLLIIHGKGRHDNSHANIVRSLVARWLTQFEQVQAYCAARPAHGGTGACYVVLKKSAAASSENRERFARRKC, from the coding sequence ATGACCGGTGATGATAACGATTTGTTCAAAGAGGCCATGGAAGATGTCAAACCGCTAAAGGATTTATCCAACGTGGTTTTTTTGCAGCATAAGCCCCCATGTCGCGACCGGCGGCAGGAACCGGATGATGCCGCGGAAAATTTTCTCGTCACCGGTTATATCGACGCGTTACCCCTTGATGTTCCCCTCAGCTATAAACAGGACGGCATTCAACAGGGCGTACTGGATAAACTGAGTGAGGGACGCTATGCCATTGAGGCCAGCCTGAATCTTACCCGTACCCCGGTGGAAACCTGCCGTCAGCATTTGTTCGCCTTTATCCGCCGCATGCAGTCGGAGCAGTTACGTACGTTGCTTATCATCCATGGCAAAGGACGCCATGACAACAGTCACGCCAATATTGTCCGCAGTCTGGTCGCCCGCTGGCTGACTCAGTTTGAGCAGGTGCAGGCCTATTGCGCCGCTCGTCCCGCCCATGGCGGCACCGGCGCCTGTTATGTGGTGTTGAAGAAATCCGCCGCCGCCAGCAGTGAAAACCGTGAACGCTTTGCCCGGCGCAAATGCTGA
- a CDS encoding lactate/malate family dehydrogenase, with protein MQRIVGIIGAGHVGADTAFSLVTQGLCDQIILIDENEAKAHSQGLELRDMASLVSSRVHIVVNDYAALKRAQVVVMAVGPTSALREDRMEELLETSAAVGQAVPRIMAGGFQGVFINITNPCDVITRLIQHISGLPVSRVFGTGTSLDTARMKRVVGEFFAVDPKSVDGYVMGEHGESQFVAWSTVRIGGVPIGGFDAGKPLDLPAMKDQVRAGGWQILQGKGWTSFGIGTAAARLVDAVLSDGRTVFPVSVWDERQGCISAGRRWSAPAVLYNPSRCP; from the coding sequence ATGCAGCGGATCGTGGGAATCATCGGCGCGGGCCATGTCGGCGCCGATACGGCTTTTTCGTTGGTCACTCAGGGGTTATGCGATCAGATTATATTAATCGACGAAAATGAAGCCAAAGCGCATAGCCAGGGTCTGGAATTGCGTGATATGGCCTCGCTGGTGTCCTCGCGCGTGCATATTGTGGTGAATGATTACGCCGCGTTAAAACGGGCCCAGGTGGTGGTGATGGCGGTAGGACCCACCTCTGCGCTGCGGGAAGATCGCATGGAGGAGCTGTTGGAAACCAGCGCGGCGGTCGGGCAGGCGGTACCCCGCATTATGGCCGGCGGCTTTCAGGGAGTATTCATTAATATCACCAACCCCTGCGATGTCATCACCCGCCTGATCCAGCATATCAGCGGGCTGCCGGTGTCCCGGGTGTTCGGTACCGGCACATCGCTGGATACCGCGCGTATGAAGCGGGTGGTGGGGGAATTTTTTGCCGTCGATCCGAAAAGCGTGGACGGGTATGTTATGGGTGAGCACGGAGAATCCCAGTTTGTCGCCTGGAGCACGGTACGGATTGGCGGAGTTCCCATCGGCGGGTTTGATGCCGGCAAGCCTCTTGATCTGCCGGCGATGAAAGATCAGGTGCGTGCGGGCGGCTGGCAAATTTTGCAGGGCAAGGGCTGGACCAGCTTCGGTATCGGCACCGCCGCCGCCCGTCTGGTGGACGCGGTACTGTCGGATGGGCGTACCGTTTTCCCGGTCTCCGTTTGGGATGAACGGCAGGGGTGTATATCGGCCGGCCGGCGGTGGTCGGCGCCGGCGGTATTGTACAATCCGTCGCGGTGCCCTTAA
- the fnr gene encoding fumarate/nitrate reduction transcriptional regulator Fnr, whose product MIQEKRIIRRIQSGGCAIHCQDCSISQLCIPFTLNEHELDQLDNIIERKKPIQKGQALFKAGDELKSLYAIRSGTIKSYTITEQGDEQITGFHLAGDLVGFDAIGAGQHPSFAQALETSMVCEIPFETLDDLSGKMPNLRQQMMRLMSGEIKGDQDMILLLSKKNAEERLAAFVYNLSRRFAQRGFSPREFRLTMTRGDIGNYLGLTVETISRLLGRFQKSGILAVKGKYITIEDGDALSELAGTPQKVA is encoded by the coding sequence ATCATCCAGGAAAAGCGTATTATCAGACGAATCCAGTCTGGCGGTTGTGCCATCCATTGTCAGGATTGCAGTATCAGCCAATTATGTATTCCTTTCACGCTTAATGAGCACGAGCTGGACCAGCTCGATAATATCATCGAGCGTAAAAAGCCGATTCAAAAAGGCCAGGCGCTGTTCAAGGCCGGCGATGAACTCAAATCCCTCTATGCTATCCGTTCCGGCACCATTAAAAGCTACACCATTACCGAACAGGGCGACGAACAGATCACCGGTTTTCACCTGGCGGGGGATCTGGTGGGTTTTGACGCCATCGGCGCCGGTCAGCATCCCAGTTTCGCCCAGGCGCTGGAAACCTCGATGGTGTGCGAAATACCGTTCGAGACCCTGGACGATCTCTCCGGCAAAATGCCCAATTTGCGCCAGCAGATGATGCGGCTGATGAGCGGCGAGATCAAAGGCGATCAGGATATGATCCTGTTGCTTTCCAAAAAGAATGCCGAAGAGCGCCTGGCGGCGTTTGTGTACAATCTTTCACGCCGTTTTGCCCAGCGGGGATTTTCTCCGCGTGAATTCCGGCTGACCATGACCCGGGGCGATATCGGCAATTACCTGGGCCTGACGGTGGAAACCATCAGCCGCCTGCTGGGCCGCTTTCAAAAGAGCGGTATCCTGGCGGTAAAAGGCAAATATATTACTATCGAAGACGGCGACGCGCTGTCTGAATTGGCCGGAACGCCGCAAAAAGTCGCCTGA
- the uspE gene encoding universal stress protein UspE yields MAKYNNLLVAIDPNQDDQPALRRAVYLVHKLGGTIKAFLPIYDFSYEMTTLLSPDERTAMRKVVISQRTAWIEEQCQHYIHSGVPIDIKVIWHNRPFEAIIQEVLAFKHDLVLKMAHQHDRFESVIFTPTDWHLLRKCPCPVWMVKDQPWPEGGKALVAVNLSGEEPYHDPLNIKLVTETLALAEQVNQTEVHLVGAYPVTPINIAIELPDFDPSVYNDAIRGQHLIAMKSLRQKFQLDEKFTHVEKGLPEEVIPDLAEHLDAGVVVLGSIGRTGFSAAFIGNTTELVIDHLKCDLLAIKPDDYVSPVTLEAGDQYE; encoded by the coding sequence ATGGCCAAGTATAACAATCTATTAGTAGCAATCGACCCAAATCAGGATGATCAACCGGCGCTTCGCCGTGCAGTTTATTTAGTGCATAAACTGGGCGGCACCATTAAAGCCTTCCTGCCCATCTATGATTTCTCCTATGAAATGACCACCCTGCTTTCCCCTGACGAACGCACCGCGATGCGTAAAGTTGTGATAAGCCAGCGCACCGCCTGGATTGAGGAGCAGTGCCAGCACTATATTCACAGCGGCGTGCCTATCGATATCAAAGTCATCTGGCATAACCGGCCGTTCGAAGCCATTATCCAGGAAGTCCTGGCCTTCAAACACGATCTGGTGCTGAAAATGGCCCATCAGCACGATCGCTTCGAATCGGTGATATTCACCCCCACCGACTGGCACCTGTTGCGCAAATGTCCCTGCCCGGTATGGATGGTTAAAGACCAGCCCTGGCCGGAAGGAGGCAAAGCCCTGGTGGCGGTGAATCTGTCCGGCGAAGAGCCCTATCACGATCCCCTTAATATCAAGCTGGTAACCGAAACCCTGGCGCTGGCGGAACAGGTTAATCAAACCGAAGTGCATTTGGTGGGCGCTTATCCGGTGACCCCCATCAATATCGCCATCGAGCTGCCGGATTTTGATCCCAGCGTCTATAACGATGCCATTCGCGGACAGCATCTGATCGCCATGAAAAGCCTGCGGCAAAAATTCCAGCTGGATGAAAAATTTACCCATGTGGAAAAAGGCCTGCCGGAAGAAGTTATCCCTGATTTGGCCGAGCATCTCGACGCCGGTGTGGTGGTATTGGGCAGCATCGGCCGCACCGGCTTTTCCGCCGCCTTTATCGGCAACACCACCGAACTGGTGATCGACCATCTGAAATGCGACCTGCTGGCCATCAAGCCGGACGACTACGTCTCGCCGGTCACGCTGGAAGCGGGCGATCAATACGAATAA
- the pntA gene encoding Re/Si-specific NAD(P)(+) transhydrogenase subunit alpha, with protein MRIGVPKERLANEARVAATPKTVEQLLKLGFTVAIESGAGKLASFEDAAFVAAGASITDASDVWQSDIILKVNAPADDEIPLIKNGCTLVSFIWPAQNPALLEKLSTNNITVMAMDAVPRISRAQSMDALSSMANIAGYRAIVEAAHEFGRFFTGQITAAGKVPPAKVMIIGAVVAGLAAIGAAGSMGAIVRAFDTRPEVKEQVNSMGAEFLELDFEEEAGSGDGYAKVMSEAFIKAEMALFAAQAQDVDIIVTTALIPGRPAPKLITKEMVASMKPGSVIVDLAAQTGGNCELTVADTVTMTENGVRIIGYTDLPSRLPTQSSQLYGTNLLNLLKLLCKEKNGEIVVDFDDTVIRGVTVVKNGELTWPAPPIQVSAQPQQAKAAAPLAKPVEKPGSPLKKYILIAIAIILFGWLASVAPRDFLSHFTVFALACIVGYYVVWNVSHALHTPLMSVTNAISGIIVVGALLQIGHGGWVSFLSFIAVLIASINIFGGFTVTQRMLKMFRKN; from the coding sequence ATGCGTATTGGTGTACCGAAAGAACGCTTGGCCAACGAGGCCCGCGTTGCCGCAACGCCTAAAACCGTTGAACAATTGCTCAAACTGGGATTTACAGTAGCGATTGAAAGCGGCGCAGGCAAACTTGCCAGCTTTGAAGATGCCGCTTTTGTAGCGGCCGGCGCTTCAATCACAGACGCCTCCGATGTCTGGCAATCCGATATCATCCTGAAGGTTAACGCGCCGGCGGATGATGAAATACCCTTAATCAAAAACGGCTGTACCCTGGTCAGCTTTATCTGGCCGGCGCAGAATCCGGCTTTGCTTGAGAAGCTCTCCACCAATAATATCACCGTGATGGCGATGGATGCCGTGCCGCGCATCTCCCGCGCGCAGTCAATGGATGCCTTGAGCTCCATGGCGAATATCGCCGGCTACCGCGCCATTGTGGAGGCGGCTCATGAATTCGGCCGTTTCTTCACCGGGCAAATTACGGCGGCGGGTAAAGTGCCGCCGGCCAAGGTCATGATAATCGGTGCCGTGGTGGCCGGACTTGCCGCTATCGGCGCCGCAGGCAGCATGGGCGCTATTGTCCGCGCTTTCGATACCCGTCCTGAAGTGAAAGAGCAGGTCAACAGTATGGGCGCGGAGTTTCTGGAGCTGGACTTTGAAGAAGAAGCCGGCAGCGGGGACGGGTATGCCAAAGTGATGTCAGAGGCCTTTATCAAAGCCGAAATGGCCCTGTTTGCCGCCCAGGCGCAGGACGTGGACATTATCGTCACCACCGCGCTTATCCCCGGCAGACCGGCGCCCAAACTCATCACCAAAGAGATGGTCGCTTCCATGAAACCGGGTAGCGTCATCGTCGATTTGGCGGCACAGACCGGCGGTAACTGCGAATTAACCGTAGCCGATACCGTGACCATGACCGAAAACGGCGTGCGTATCATCGGCTACACCGATTTACCCAGCCGGTTGCCGACCCAATCCTCCCAGCTCTACGGCACCAATCTGCTCAATCTGTTGAAGCTGCTGTGTAAAGAGAAAAACGGCGAAATCGTGGTGGATTTCGACGATACCGTGATCCGCGGCGTTACCGTGGTAAAAAATGGCGAACTCACCTGGCCCGCGCCGCCGATTCAGGTTTCCGCCCAGCCGCAGCAGGCTAAGGCCGCGGCGCCCCTGGCGAAACCGGTGGAAAAACCCGGTTCGCCGCTGAAAAAATATATCCTGATCGCTATCGCGATTATTTTATTCGGCTGGCTGGCAAGCGTTGCCCCCCGCGACTTCCTGTCGCATTTCACCGTGTTTGCCCTGGCTTGTATCGTCGGATATTACGTGGTCTGGAATGTCAGTCATGCGTTGCACACCCCGCTGATGTCGGTGACCAATGCCATATCCGGGATAATTGTCGTTGGTGCGTTATTGCAAATCGGTCATGGCGGATGGGTCTCTTTCCTGTCTTTTATCGCCGTACTGATAGCCAGCATCAATATCTTCGGTGGCTTCACCGTGACTCAGCGCATGCTGAAAATGTTTCGTAAAAATTAA
- the ydgH gene encoding DUF1471 family protein YdgH → MKLKITLLASALLTLTTLSTQAAQELTPEKAASLKPFDRVYVTGHFNSIGDAADAVSRRADEEGAAYFYIQGYGDNSSSSGNWRVAADIYRKDAPSASTATQYRYYNGVKELPKDEANLLEPYDTVTIRGLFHSQPDVNDAITKAAKEKGAASFYIVRQIDANEGGNQSITAFIYKADAPKRVLQSPDAIPADSEAGRAALAAGGAAAAKVEIPGVASSGTPSSAVGRFFETQSTTGKRYSVTLPDGTVIQEVNNVTAAEMVPFDSVTFTGHYNSTTDVSEQVARLAAKKGAKYYHITRQWEQNASGGNLTVSADLFK, encoded by the coding sequence ATGAAGCTGAAGATCACATTACTGGCATCTGCGTTATTGACGTTAACCACATTGTCGACGCAGGCCGCCCAAGAGCTGACACCTGAAAAGGCAGCCAGCCTGAAACCTTTTGACCGGGTCTATGTTACCGGTCATTTTAATTCTATCGGCGATGCCGCCGACGCCGTCTCAAGACGGGCCGATGAGGAAGGGGCCGCCTACTTTTACATTCAGGGCTACGGCGATAACAGCAGCAGCAGCGGCAACTGGCGAGTGGCCGCCGATATCTACCGTAAAGACGCGCCGTCTGCCTCCACCGCCACGCAATATCGGTACTATAACGGCGTAAAAGAACTTCCCAAGGACGAGGCCAACCTGCTCGAGCCTTACGATACCGTCACCATCAGGGGCTTGTTTCACAGCCAGCCTGATGTTAACGACGCCATCACCAAGGCCGCCAAAGAGAAAGGCGCCGCCTCATTTTATATTGTGAGGCAAATCGACGCTAACGAAGGCGGTAATCAAAGCATCACCGCCTTCATTTATAAAGCCGATGCGCCGAAACGCGTCCTGCAAAGCCCTGACGCCATTCCGGCTGACTCCGAGGCGGGACGGGCCGCGCTGGCCGCCGGCGGTGCCGCCGCCGCCAAAGTTGAAATACCTGGCGTAGCATCGTCCGGTACCCCCAGCTCCGCGGTGGGTCGCTTCTTTGAAACGCAGTCAACCACCGGTAAGCGTTACAGCGTCACGTTACCTGACGGCACCGTTATTCAGGAAGTCAATAATGTAACCGCCGCGGAAATGGTGCCTTTTGATTCGGTCACCTTTACCGGACACTATAACAGCACCACCGACGTCTCCGAGCAGGTTGCGCGTCTCGCGGCCAAGAAAGGCGCGAAATACTACCATATCACCCGGCAATGGGAACAGAATGCCAGCGGCGGCAACCTGACCGTCTCCGCGGATTTGTTCAAATAG